Proteins co-encoded in one Populus trichocarpa isolate Nisqually-1 chromosome 10, P.trichocarpa_v4.1, whole genome shotgun sequence genomic window:
- the LOC7468106 gene encoding probable protein phosphatase 2C 42 isoform X2, whose amino-acid sequence MLQALMNLLSLCFRPFGQGSSSNSGTKFQSFVGISKEGKDGLLWYRDIGRYGSGEFSMAVVQANQVLEDQSQIESGPFGTFVGVYDGHGGPEAARFVCDHLFRHFQETQGVVTSETIQRAFCLTEEGFTNFVSELWSTRPQMATVGSCCLVGVICQQTLFVANLGDSRVVLGKKVGNTGGIAAIQLSTEHNANLEAIRHELEDLHPNDSQIAVLKRGVWKVKGIIQVSRSIGDVYMKHARFNREPIDAKFRLPEPMDMPILSANPTILSHPLHPNDSFLVFASDGLWEQLSNEKVVDIVHSNPRAGSAKRLVKAALQEAARKRETRYSDLQKIDKKVRRHFHDDITVIVLFLNHDLISKGAVQTPPVSIRSALEH is encoded by the exons ATGCTTCAGGCATTGATGAATCTGCTTTCTTTATGTTTTAGGCCATTTGGGCAAGGTAGCAGTAGTAACAGTGGTACAAAGTTTCAGTCTTTTGTTGGTATCAGCAAAGAAGGGAAAGATGGATTGCTTTGGTATAGAGATATTGGAAGATATGGGTCTGGTGAATTTTCAATGGCTGTTGTTCAAGCTAATCAAGTACTTGAAGACCAAAGCCAGATTGAGTCTGGACCTTTTGGAACTTTTGTCGGTGTTTATGATGGTCATGGTGGACCTGAAGCTGCACGTTTTGTCTGTGATCACTTGTTCAGGCACTTTCAAG AGACGCAGGGTGTTGTGACAAGTGAGACCATCCAAAGAGCTTTCTGCTTAACAGAGGAAGGGTTTACCAATTTCGTGTCCGAGTTATGGAGCACTCGTCCCCAAATGGCAACAGTTGGGTCATGCTGTCTAGTTGGAGTCATATGTCAACAGACCCTCTTCGTGGCAAACCTGGGTGATTCCCGTGTTGTGCTGGGCAAGAAAGTCGGCAACACAGGAGGTATTGCTGCAATACAATTATCAACTGAACATAATGCTAACCTTGAGGCCATCAGGCACGAACTCGAGGACTTACATCCAAATGATTCCCAGATTGCTGTCCTTAAGCGTGGAGTTTGGAAAGTGAAGGGGATTATTCAG GTTTCTAGATCCATAGGAGATGTATATATGAAACATGCACGATTCAACAGGGAACCAATTGATGCAAAGTTCAGACTTCCTGAACCAATGGACATGCCAATCTTGAGTGCCAATCCAACTATCCTTTCACATCCTCTCCATCCGAATGATTCATTCCTTGTATTTGCATCTGATGGTCTTTGGGAACAATTGAGTAATGAAAAAGTTGTGGATATTGTCCACAGTAATCCACGAGCA GGAAGTGCCAAAAGGCTTGTCAAGGCTGCCCTACAAGAAGCAGCAAGAAAAAGAGAAACGAGATATTCAGATCTGCAGAAGATTGACAAGAAGGTTCGGAGGCACTTTCATGACGATATAACTGTAATTGTTTTATTCTTAAACCACGATCTCATATCCAAAGGCGCAGTGCAAACCCCACCAGTTTCCATCCGAAGTGCTTTGGAGCACTGA
- the LOC7468106 gene encoding probable protein phosphatase 2C 42 isoform X1 codes for MLQALMNLLSLCFRPFGQGSSSNSGTKFQSFVGISKEGKDGLLWYRDIGRYGSGEFSMAVVQANQVLEDQSQIESGPFGTFVGVYDGHGGPEAARFVCDHLFRHFQAETQGVVTSETIQRAFCLTEEGFTNFVSELWSTRPQMATVGSCCLVGVICQQTLFVANLGDSRVVLGKKVGNTGGIAAIQLSTEHNANLEAIRHELEDLHPNDSQIAVLKRGVWKVKGIIQVSRSIGDVYMKHARFNREPIDAKFRLPEPMDMPILSANPTILSHPLHPNDSFLVFASDGLWEQLSNEKVVDIVHSNPRAGSAKRLVKAALQEAARKRETRYSDLQKIDKKVRRHFHDDITVIVLFLNHDLISKGAVQTPPVSIRSALEH; via the exons ATGCTTCAGGCATTGATGAATCTGCTTTCTTTATGTTTTAGGCCATTTGGGCAAGGTAGCAGTAGTAACAGTGGTACAAAGTTTCAGTCTTTTGTTGGTATCAGCAAAGAAGGGAAAGATGGATTGCTTTGGTATAGAGATATTGGAAGATATGGGTCTGGTGAATTTTCAATGGCTGTTGTTCAAGCTAATCAAGTACTTGAAGACCAAAGCCAGATTGAGTCTGGACCTTTTGGAACTTTTGTCGGTGTTTATGATGGTCATGGTGGACCTGAAGCTGCACGTTTTGTCTGTGATCACTTGTTCAGGCACTTTCAAG CAGAGACGCAGGGTGTTGTGACAAGTGAGACCATCCAAAGAGCTTTCTGCTTAACAGAGGAAGGGTTTACCAATTTCGTGTCCGAGTTATGGAGCACTCGTCCCCAAATGGCAACAGTTGGGTCATGCTGTCTAGTTGGAGTCATATGTCAACAGACCCTCTTCGTGGCAAACCTGGGTGATTCCCGTGTTGTGCTGGGCAAGAAAGTCGGCAACACAGGAGGTATTGCTGCAATACAATTATCAACTGAACATAATGCTAACCTTGAGGCCATCAGGCACGAACTCGAGGACTTACATCCAAATGATTCCCAGATTGCTGTCCTTAAGCGTGGAGTTTGGAAAGTGAAGGGGATTATTCAG GTTTCTAGATCCATAGGAGATGTATATATGAAACATGCACGATTCAACAGGGAACCAATTGATGCAAAGTTCAGACTTCCTGAACCAATGGACATGCCAATCTTGAGTGCCAATCCAACTATCCTTTCACATCCTCTCCATCCGAATGATTCATTCCTTGTATTTGCATCTGATGGTCTTTGGGAACAATTGAGTAATGAAAAAGTTGTGGATATTGTCCACAGTAATCCACGAGCA GGAAGTGCCAAAAGGCTTGTCAAGGCTGCCCTACAAGAAGCAGCAAGAAAAAGAGAAACGAGATATTCAGATCTGCAGAAGATTGACAAGAAGGTTCGGAGGCACTTTCATGACGATATAACTGTAATTGTTTTATTCTTAAACCACGATCTCATATCCAAAGGCGCAGTGCAAACCCCACCAGTTTCCATCCGAAGTGCTTTGGAGCACTGA
- the LOC7468106 gene encoding probable protein phosphatase 2C 42 isoform X4: MLQALMNLLSLCFRPFGQGSSSNSGTKFQSFVGISKEGKDGLLWYRDIGRYGSGEFSMAVVQANQVLEDQSQIESGPFGTFVGVYDGHGGPEAARFVCDHLFRHFQGLLCGYAPISAETQGVVTSETIQRAFCLTEEGFTNFVSELWSTRPQMATVGSCCLVGVICQQTLFVANLGDSRVVLGKKVGNTGGIAAIQLSTEHNANLEAIRHELEDLHPNDSQIAVLKRGVWKVKGIIQVSRSIGDVYMKHARFNREPIDAKFRLPEPMDMPILSANPTILSHPLHPNDSFLVFASDGLWEQLSNEKVVDIVHSNPRAGSAKRLVKAALQEAARKRETRYSDLQKIDKKVRRHFHDDITVIVLFLNHDLISKGAVQTPPVSIRSALEH; this comes from the exons ATGCTTCAGGCATTGATGAATCTGCTTTCTTTATGTTTTAGGCCATTTGGGCAAGGTAGCAGTAGTAACAGTGGTACAAAGTTTCAGTCTTTTGTTGGTATCAGCAAAGAAGGGAAAGATGGATTGCTTTGGTATAGAGATATTGGAAGATATGGGTCTGGTGAATTTTCAATGGCTGTTGTTCAAGCTAATCAAGTACTTGAAGACCAAAGCCAGATTGAGTCTGGACCTTTTGGAACTTTTGTCGGTGTTTATGATGGTCATGGTGGACCTGAAGCTGCACGTTTTGTCTGTGATCACTTGTTCAGGCACTTTCAAGGtct GCTTTGTGGTTATGCACCAATTTCAGCAGAGACGCAGGGTGTTGTGACAAGTGAGACCATCCAAAGAGCTTTCTGCTTAACAGAGGAAGGGTTTACCAATTTCGTGTCCGAGTTATGGAGCACTCGTCCCCAAATGGCAACAGTTGGGTCATGCTGTCTAGTTGGAGTCATATGTCAACAGACCCTCTTCGTGGCAAACCTGGGTGATTCCCGTGTTGTGCTGGGCAAGAAAGTCGGCAACACAGGAGGTATTGCTGCAATACAATTATCAACTGAACATAATGCTAACCTTGAGGCCATCAGGCACGAACTCGAGGACTTACATCCAAATGATTCCCAGATTGCTGTCCTTAAGCGTGGAGTTTGGAAAGTGAAGGGGATTATTCAG GTTTCTAGATCCATAGGAGATGTATATATGAAACATGCACGATTCAACAGGGAACCAATTGATGCAAAGTTCAGACTTCCTGAACCAATGGACATGCCAATCTTGAGTGCCAATCCAACTATCCTTTCACATCCTCTCCATCCGAATGATTCATTCCTTGTATTTGCATCTGATGGTCTTTGGGAACAATTGAGTAATGAAAAAGTTGTGGATATTGTCCACAGTAATCCACGAGCA GGAAGTGCCAAAAGGCTTGTCAAGGCTGCCCTACAAGAAGCAGCAAGAAAAAGAGAAACGAGATATTCAGATCTGCAGAAGATTGACAAGAAGGTTCGGAGGCACTTTCATGACGATATAACTGTAATTGTTTTATTCTTAAACCACGATCTCATATCCAAAGGCGCAGTGCAAACCCCACCAGTTTCCATCCGAAGTGCTTTGGAGCACTGA
- the LOC7468106 gene encoding probable protein phosphatase 2C 42 isoform X3 — MDCFGIEILEDMGLVNFQWLLFKLIKYLKTKARLSLDLLELLSVFMMVMVDLKLHVLSVITCSGTFKKRIVPYVGNLRLCGYAPISAETQGVVTSETIQRAFCLTEEGFTNFVSELWSTRPQMATVGSCCLVGVICQQTLFVANLGDSRVVLGKKVGNTGGIAAIQLSTEHNANLEAIRHELEDLHPNDSQIAVLKRGVWKVKGIIQVSRSIGDVYMKHARFNREPIDAKFRLPEPMDMPILSANPTILSHPLHPNDSFLVFASDGLWEQLSNEKVVDIVHSNPRAGSAKRLVKAALQEAARKRETRYSDLQKIDKKVRRHFHDDITVIVLFLNHDLISKGAVQTPPVSIRSALEH; from the exons ATGGATTGCTTTGGTATAGAGATATTGGAAGATATGGGTCTGGTGAATTTTCAATGGCTGTTGTTCAAGCTAATCAAGTACTTGAAGACCAAAGCCAGATTGAGTCTGGACCTTTTGGAACTTTTGTCGGTGTTTATGATGGTCATGGTGGACCTGAAGCTGCACGTTTTGTCTGTGATCACTTGTTCAGGCACTTTCAAG AAAAGGATTGTGCCTTATGTTGGCAATCTTAGGCTTTGTGGTTATGCACCAATTTCAGCAGAGACGCAGGGTGTTGTGACAAGTGAGACCATCCAAAGAGCTTTCTGCTTAACAGAGGAAGGGTTTACCAATTTCGTGTCCGAGTTATGGAGCACTCGTCCCCAAATGGCAACAGTTGGGTCATGCTGTCTAGTTGGAGTCATATGTCAACAGACCCTCTTCGTGGCAAACCTGGGTGATTCCCGTGTTGTGCTGGGCAAGAAAGTCGGCAACACAGGAGGTATTGCTGCAATACAATTATCAACTGAACATAATGCTAACCTTGAGGCCATCAGGCACGAACTCGAGGACTTACATCCAAATGATTCCCAGATTGCTGTCCTTAAGCGTGGAGTTTGGAAAGTGAAGGGGATTATTCAG GTTTCTAGATCCATAGGAGATGTATATATGAAACATGCACGATTCAACAGGGAACCAATTGATGCAAAGTTCAGACTTCCTGAACCAATGGACATGCCAATCTTGAGTGCCAATCCAACTATCCTTTCACATCCTCTCCATCCGAATGATTCATTCCTTGTATTTGCATCTGATGGTCTTTGGGAACAATTGAGTAATGAAAAAGTTGTGGATATTGTCCACAGTAATCCACGAGCA GGAAGTGCCAAAAGGCTTGTCAAGGCTGCCCTACAAGAAGCAGCAAGAAAAAGAGAAACGAGATATTCAGATCTGCAGAAGATTGACAAGAAGGTTCGGAGGCACTTTCATGACGATATAACTGTAATTGTTTTATTCTTAAACCACGATCTCATATCCAAAGGCGCAGTGCAAACCCCACCAGTTTCCATCCGAAGTGCTTTGGAGCACTGA
- the LOC7485833 gene encoding uncharacterized protein LOC7485833 isoform X2: MAMESISSGLLLLLLNLTLGFILPHSDSAPQAFRRDPGHPQWHHSAFQDVRDSVRSDVSRMLHSRAEVPFQVPLEVNVVLVGFNGDGGYRFGVDSHKLEEFLKIGFQTHRPSCMETGEPLDIEHHVVFNVFPAGQPELIALEKALKETMVPAGNARETDFGREVPLFEVEAATVEPVFHKLYSYIFDLDNSEYSAKDNDRPAPNAIFLVNFDKVRMDPRNREIDLDNLMYGNLKELSDEDLRKQEGDYIYRYRYNGGGATQVWLSSDRFVVIDLSAGPCTYGKIETEEGSVSSRTLPRIRNMMFPGGVGAAGDHSTRDTFVGQLAALISTTVEHVVAPDVRFETVDLTTRLLIPIIVLHNHNRYNVIENGHNYSINVEEIESEVKKMVHDGQEVVIVGGSYALHSHEKLAIAVSKAMRGHSLQETKKDGRFHVHTKTFLDGAVLKEEMERSGDVLAAGLVEIADPALSSKFFLRQNWMDESNGSSDSILKHKPLWASQTSNSVKKRRKQLQKKQGDLQRTYGTRVIPVFVLSLADVDPNLMMEDESLVWTSKDVVIVLQHLNEKIPLSYVSEIERRHAFPSLAQRHILAGLASTVGGLSAPYEKASHVHERPIVNWLWATGCHPFGPFSNTSKVSKMLQDVALVRGTQFMLVWILHCIEFVKCQRMSKLLLRSI; this comes from the exons ATGGCTATGGAATCCATCTCAAgcggtttattattattattattaaacttaacgTTGGGTTTCATCTTGCCTCACTCCGACTCAGCACCACAAGCCTTCCGTCGTGACCCCGGCCACCCTCAGTGGCATCATAGCGCTTTTCAAGATGTCCGTGACAGCGTCCGATCCGACGTCAGCCGCATGCTCCACTCTCGCGCCGAG GTTCCATTTCAGGTTCCGTTGGAGGTGAATGTAGTGCTCGTAGGTTTTAATGGTGATGGAGGGTATAGGTTTGGTGTAGATTCGCATAAATTAGAAGAGTTTTTGAAGATCGGCTTCCAAACTCACAGGCCTTCATGTATGGAGACTGGCGAGCCTCTTGATATTGAACATCATGTCGTTTTTAACGTGTTTCCG GCTGGGCAGCCGGAACTGATTGCGCTTgagaaggcattgaaagagaCTATGGTTCCTGCTGGGAATGCAAGAGAA aCTGATTTTGGAAGGGAGGTGCCATTGTTTGAGGTAGAAGCAGCGACCGTGGAACCAGTATTTCACAAACTATATTCCTACATATTTGATTTGGATAATTCAGAGTACTCTGCCAAAGATAATGACAGACCTGCTCCTAATGCGATCtttcttgtaaattttgataag GTGAGAATGGATCCTAGAAACAGGGAAATTGACCTAGACAATTTGATGTATGGAAACCTTAAGGAGTTGTCTGATGAAGATTTGAGGAAACAAGAGGGAGATTACATTTATCGGTATCGGTATAACGGAGGAGGAGCAACTCAAGTTTGGCTGAGTTCGGACAG ATTTGTCGTGATCGACCTGTCAGCAGGCCCTTGCACATATGGAAAGATTGAAACTGAAGAGGGAAGTGTCAGTTCCAGAACACTGCCGCGCATACGGAACATGATGTTTCCAGGAGGTGTAGGTGCTGCTGGTGATCATTCTACTCGTGATACTTTTGTTGGACAACTTGCTGCTTTAATATCAACCACGGTAGAGCATGTTGTGGCTCCAGATGTTAG GTTTGAGACTGTTGATCTGACAACAAGATTGCTCATACCAATCATTGTTCTACATAATCATAACAGATATAATGTTATTGAGAACGGTCATAATTACAGCATCAatgttgaagaaattgaatcaGAG GTGAAGAAGATGGTTCATGATGGACAAGAAGTTGTGATTGTTGGTGGTTCGTATGCTTTACATAGTCATGAGAAGTTGGCTATCGCTGTATCAAAAGCAATGCGGGGTCATTCCTTGCAAGAAACTAAAAAGGATGGACGTTTCCATGTCCACACCAAGACATTTCTGGATGGAGCTGTACTTAAAGAA GAGATGGAACGGTCTGGCGATGTGCTTGCTGCAGGTTTAGTTGAGATTGCCGACCCAGCTCTTTCAAGCAAATTTTTCCTTCGACAG AACTGGATGGACGAATCTAACGGTTCAAGTGATTCAATTCTTAAGCATAAACCTCTTTGGGCCAGTCAAACCTCTAATAGTGTCAAGAAGAGGAGAAAGCAATTGCAAAAGAAACAAGGAGATCTGCAACGGACTTATGGGACAAGAGTTATTCCTGT CTTTGTGCTATCGCTGGCTGATGTGGATCCAAATCTTATGATGGAGGACGAAAGCCTTGTTTGGACAAGCAAAGATGTTGTGATTGTTCTCCAGCATCTAAATGAAAAGATACCTCTGAG TTATGTTTCGGAGATAGAGAGAAGGCATGCCTTTCCATCACTCGCACAGCGCCACATATTGGCAGGACTTGCTTCTACTGTGGGCGGGTTGAGCGCACCATATGAAAAGGCATCTCATGTGCATGAAAGGCCAATTGTAAATTGGCTCTGGGCGACTGGTTGCCACCCATTTGGACCATTCTCTAATACTTCTAAAGTCAGTAAAATGCTACAGGATGTAGCCTTGGTAAG AGGAACACAATTTATGCTCGTGTGGATTCTGCACTGCATAGAATTCGTGAAATGTCAGAG GATGTCCAAACTTTTGCTGCGGAGTATCTAA
- the LOC7485833 gene encoding uncharacterized protein LOC7485833 isoform X1, with protein MAMESISSGLLLLLLNLTLGFILPHSDSAPQAFRRDPGHPQWHHSAFQDVRDSVRSDVSRMLHSRAEVPFQVPLEVNVVLVGFNGDGGYRFGVDSHKLEEFLKIGFQTHRPSCMETGEPLDIEHHVVFNVFPAGQPELIALEKALKETMVPAGNARETDFGREVPLFEVEAATVEPVFHKLYSYIFDLDNSEYSAKDNDRPAPNAIFLVNFDKVRMDPRNREIDLDNLMYGNLKELSDEDLRKQEGDYIYRYRYNGGGATQVWLSSDRFVVIDLSAGPCTYGKIETEEGSVSSRTLPRIRNMMFPGGVGAAGDHSTRDTFVGQLAALISTTVEHVVAPDVRFETVDLTTRLLIPIIVLHNHNRYNVIENGHNYSINVEEIESEVKKMVHDGQEVVIVGGSYALHSHEKLAIAVSKAMRGHSLQETKKDGRFHVHTKTFLDGAVLKEEMERSGDVLAAGLVEIADPALSSKFFLRQNWMDESNGSSDSILKHKPLWASQTSNSVKKRRKQLQKKQGDLQRTYGTRVIPVFVLSLADVDPNLMMEDESLVWTSKDVVIVLQHLNEKIPLSYVSEIERRHAFPSLAQRHILAGLASTVGGLSAPYEKASHVHERPIVNWLWATGCHPFGPFSNTSKVSKMLQDVALRNTIYARVDSALHRIREMSEDVQTFAAEYLKTPLGEPVKGKKNKTTTELWLEKFYKKTTNLPEPFPHELVERLEKYLDSLEEQLVDLSSLLYDHRLQEAHLNSSEILQSALFTHQYVEYVLISEREKMRCCDIEYKYPVHSSQTYIYGGILLAGFFVYFVVIFFSNPVR; from the exons ATGGCTATGGAATCCATCTCAAgcggtttattattattattattaaacttaacgTTGGGTTTCATCTTGCCTCACTCCGACTCAGCACCACAAGCCTTCCGTCGTGACCCCGGCCACCCTCAGTGGCATCATAGCGCTTTTCAAGATGTCCGTGACAGCGTCCGATCCGACGTCAGCCGCATGCTCCACTCTCGCGCCGAG GTTCCATTTCAGGTTCCGTTGGAGGTGAATGTAGTGCTCGTAGGTTTTAATGGTGATGGAGGGTATAGGTTTGGTGTAGATTCGCATAAATTAGAAGAGTTTTTGAAGATCGGCTTCCAAACTCACAGGCCTTCATGTATGGAGACTGGCGAGCCTCTTGATATTGAACATCATGTCGTTTTTAACGTGTTTCCG GCTGGGCAGCCGGAACTGATTGCGCTTgagaaggcattgaaagagaCTATGGTTCCTGCTGGGAATGCAAGAGAA aCTGATTTTGGAAGGGAGGTGCCATTGTTTGAGGTAGAAGCAGCGACCGTGGAACCAGTATTTCACAAACTATATTCCTACATATTTGATTTGGATAATTCAGAGTACTCTGCCAAAGATAATGACAGACCTGCTCCTAATGCGATCtttcttgtaaattttgataag GTGAGAATGGATCCTAGAAACAGGGAAATTGACCTAGACAATTTGATGTATGGAAACCTTAAGGAGTTGTCTGATGAAGATTTGAGGAAACAAGAGGGAGATTACATTTATCGGTATCGGTATAACGGAGGAGGAGCAACTCAAGTTTGGCTGAGTTCGGACAG ATTTGTCGTGATCGACCTGTCAGCAGGCCCTTGCACATATGGAAAGATTGAAACTGAAGAGGGAAGTGTCAGTTCCAGAACACTGCCGCGCATACGGAACATGATGTTTCCAGGAGGTGTAGGTGCTGCTGGTGATCATTCTACTCGTGATACTTTTGTTGGACAACTTGCTGCTTTAATATCAACCACGGTAGAGCATGTTGTGGCTCCAGATGTTAG GTTTGAGACTGTTGATCTGACAACAAGATTGCTCATACCAATCATTGTTCTACATAATCATAACAGATATAATGTTATTGAGAACGGTCATAATTACAGCATCAatgttgaagaaattgaatcaGAG GTGAAGAAGATGGTTCATGATGGACAAGAAGTTGTGATTGTTGGTGGTTCGTATGCTTTACATAGTCATGAGAAGTTGGCTATCGCTGTATCAAAAGCAATGCGGGGTCATTCCTTGCAAGAAACTAAAAAGGATGGACGTTTCCATGTCCACACCAAGACATTTCTGGATGGAGCTGTACTTAAAGAA GAGATGGAACGGTCTGGCGATGTGCTTGCTGCAGGTTTAGTTGAGATTGCCGACCCAGCTCTTTCAAGCAAATTTTTCCTTCGACAG AACTGGATGGACGAATCTAACGGTTCAAGTGATTCAATTCTTAAGCATAAACCTCTTTGGGCCAGTCAAACCTCTAATAGTGTCAAGAAGAGGAGAAAGCAATTGCAAAAGAAACAAGGAGATCTGCAACGGACTTATGGGACAAGAGTTATTCCTGT CTTTGTGCTATCGCTGGCTGATGTGGATCCAAATCTTATGATGGAGGACGAAAGCCTTGTTTGGACAAGCAAAGATGTTGTGATTGTTCTCCAGCATCTAAATGAAAAGATACCTCTGAG TTATGTTTCGGAGATAGAGAGAAGGCATGCCTTTCCATCACTCGCACAGCGCCACATATTGGCAGGACTTGCTTCTACTGTGGGCGGGTTGAGCGCACCATATGAAAAGGCATCTCATGTGCATGAAAGGCCAATTGTAAATTGGCTCTGGGCGACTGGTTGCCACCCATTTGGACCATTCTCTAATACTTCTAAAGTCAGTAAAATGCTACAGGATGTAGCCTTG AGGAACACAATTTATGCTCGTGTGGATTCTGCACTGCATAGAATTCGTGAAATGTCAGAG GATGTCCAAACTTTTGCTGCGGAGTATCTAAAAACCCCTCTTGGTGAACCTGTCAAAGGCAAGAAGAACAAGACAACAACGGAATTGTGGTTGGAGAAGTTCTACAAAAAGACAACGAACTTGCCAGAACCTTTTCCACATGAATTAGTTGAACGGTTGGAGAAGTACCTAGAC AGCCTTGAGGAACAGCTTGTAGATCTGTCTTCTTTGTTATATGATCACCGGTTACAAGAAGCACATTTGAACAGTTCCGAAATTCTTCAAAGTGCTCTTTTCACCCATCA GTATGTTGAATATGTTTTGATCtctgagagagagaaaatgagatGCTGTGACATTGAATACAAATATCCTGTGCATTCTTCACAGACTTATATCTATGGAGGGATTCTTCTTGCTGGGTTCTTTGTGTATTTTGtcgtcattttcttttctaatccTGTCCGTTGA
- the LOC7468107 gene encoding calcium-binding protein CP1, with the protein MSPSATSLAAETKRGGARSDFRPAFDVLDADHDGKISKDDLRMFYAGFSRNDADDDVIGSMMSVADFNKDGFVEYDEFERVLDGFSENKETSISTRSTSGVMEDVFKVMDKDGDGKLSVEDLKSYMQWAGFDAPDDDIKAMIKLAGCAGGGDEDVVTYDGLLKILALDNSHVA; encoded by the coding sequence ATGAGCCCATCTGCAACAAGTTTAGCTGCAGAGACCAAAAGGGGTGGTGCAAGATCAGATTTTAGGCCAGCGTTTGATGTTCTTGATGCAGACCATGATGGGAAGATAAGCAAAGATGACCTTCGCATGTTTTACGCGGGGTTTTCAAGAAATGATGCTGACGATGATGTTATAGGTTCAATGATGTCTGTCGCTGATTTTAACAAAGATGGGTTTGTTGAGTATGATGAATTTGAACGTGTTTTGGATGGTTTTAGTGAAAACAAGGAAACTTCGATATCGACAAGATCTACTTCTGGGGTTATGGAGGATGTGTTCAAGGTTATGGATAAAGACGGAGATGGAAAATTGAGTGTTGAagatttgaaaagttatatgcaATGGGCAGGGTTTGATGCTCCTGATGATGATATTAAAGCTATGATTAAATTGGCTGGTTGtgctggtggtggtgatgaAGATGTTGTCACTTACGATGGTTTGCTTAAGATCTTGGCTCTTGATAATTCTCATGTAGCATAG
- the LOC7468108 gene encoding uncharacterized protein LOC7468108, giving the protein MFVSLLSEKYFIMMKILPALFIAFLLMLAALQADAEVLTTTEPKVANRHLLSEPSSLGRKVSAGANDAETPTSNNGNSNTETKTGSGASGDDDDDETNQSYGRYGGGSSTDTHHHYTNDTRPR; this is encoded by the exons ATGTTTGTATCACT GCTTTCAGAAAAGTATTTTATCATGATGAAGATCTTGCCAGCGCTCTTCATTGCTTTCCTGTTGATGTTAGCAGCTCTGCAAGCTGATGCAGAAGTGCTCACCACCACGGAGCCTAAGGTGGCCAACCGTCATCTGTTGAGTGAACCATCATCTCTCGGTCGAAAGGTAAGCGCTGGAGCTAATGATGCCGAGACGCCTACTTCAAACAACGGCAACAGTAACACGGAAACTAAAACTGGTAGTGGCGCTTCTggcgacgacgacgacgacgaaaCTAACCAAAGCTATGGTAGATATGGAGGTGGGTCATCTACTGATACACACCACCATTACACAAATGATACTAGACCACGTTAA